TAACCGGTGAAATTTCTATTCCCGGAAAATTTATGGTTTTAATTCCGAACAAAAATTATGTGGCTATCTCCCGCAAAGTGAAAAGTTTCAAAGAAAAAAAGCGATTGAAAAAAATTACTCAAAAGGTCAGAAGTAAGGACATGGGCTTAATCATTCGTACCAACGCAGTCGGGCATAGTTTAAGTGATTTCAAAAACGAATATGGCAAACTCATAAAAAAATGGAAAAATATTGAGAATAAATTTGTGAATAAAGCCGCTCCAACCTGCCTTTATGATGACAATGATCTGCTCTCACACGTTATTACCGATCTGATACATAAAAACCTTGATTCGGTGATCGTGGATTCTAAGCAGTTCATGGACAATCTGCGAGATGAATTAAAAGAAGTTGCACCTGACCTTCTTTCAAAAGTTTTGCTTTTTCAGGAAGAATCAGGTATTTTTGATGCTTTCGGAATTGAAAATGAAATAAGAAAAATGTTTTCTCACAGATTGTATCTTGAAAGTGGTGGATTTCTTGTAATCCAACAAACCGAAGCTCTGGTTGCAATTGATGTAAATACCGGAAGTTTTGTTGGAGGCGAAAATCTGGAAAAAACAGTTACGACAACAAATGTAGATGCTGCCAAAGAAATCGCACGCCAAATACGTCTTCAGGATCTCACAGGGATGATTTTTATTGATTTTATTGATATGTTTAAAGAAGTCAATCGCAAAAAAGTAGCAAAAACATTTATTAACGAAATGCGAAAAGACCATTCTCCTCATAAAATTTTCACAAGCAGCCCCTTGAATATGATCGAAATGACGCGAAAAAGAACAAAAACGGATATGATATCTTCATATTTTGAAAATTGCCATAATTGCCACGGGGTCGGAAGAGTGCTCTCAAAGAGCAGCATTTTGAACGAAATCCTCAAATGGATGAACAGAGCCGAAATATATCATCCTGCAGATGTGCTTGAAATTTCTGTAAATACACGCGTTTACAAATATGCAAAAGAACACGAACACGAGATGAACAACGATTATCACTTCACATTTAATTTCAAAGCAGAGGCAGAAATGGCATTTAACGATTTCAAAATTTATTCGATAAAATCAAAAAAATACATTACAGGTTTGTATAAAACTTGACACATAAATCACGTGTCTGGAATTTATCACACTCAATTATAAGGAGTTAAGAATGTACGCAATTATAGATTTCAAAGGCAAACAGCTAAAAATTGAACAGAATAAAATTCTTAAGGTTCCATTTCTGGATGGACGAGAAACCGGAACAGAATTTGAGATTGATAATGTCCTTCTGTTACAAGCAGAAGATAAAACAACGATTGGTACACCTACCGTTGAAAACGTAAAAATCGTTGCTGAAGTTCTCGAACATGGAAGAGATAGAAAAATTATTGTCTTTAAAAAAAATCGAAGAAAAAGTTATAGTAGAAAACAAGGTCACAGACAAAATTACACAAAAATAAAAGTTAAAGATATTAAAATATCATAAAATTTTTCGGAGGATATTATGGCTCATAAAAAAGCAGTTAGTAGTTCACATAACGGAAGAGATAGTAATCCGAGTTATCTTGGTGTAAAAAAATTTGGTGGTCAAGTTGTGCAAGCCGGAAATATCTTAGTTCGCCAACGCGGAACCAAAATCCATCCGGGTAATAATGTTGGAAAAGGAAAAGATGACACTCTTTTTTCACTCATTGACGGTTATGTAAAATTTGAAAATTATAAATTTAAAGGTTTTCGAACCACGAGAAACAAAAAGAGACAAATCAGTGTTTATAACAGTTTGAATTAGTTTTTTCGCTTCAAAAATTTATAAAACCTACAAATCACAATTTGTAGGTTTTTTTTTACAACGATTCACATCCTATTTTGATTTACCTAATTCGAGTCCGTCCGTAAAGTATATATTCGACGCAGATGAAGGCAGATGAAAATTGATTTTTGCAAGATAAAAATTATTAAATATCTTTCATCCAATCTTTCACCTCTTTATATTCCTCGCTTTTCTTACCATAGAATTTCTTCCTAAATTTTAGGGAATCAGAGAAACATTTTTTTGCATCGTCAATCATATTCGCATAATAGTATGCTCGGGCGAGATCATATCTGGAATCGTCTGCTTTCTCCGAATTTTCTCCAAAAATGCCTATTTTTTAGTTTGAACCGTCTGCTTGATGAGCGAAAATCTCATCATCTGTCGGAACATACTTCTCTTTGATAAGCCTGTGTATTTCTCCACTGATTATATTTAGCGCCGAGCATTCCCACTGACCATAATTTCCGGGTAATTGCCGATAGTAGTTGAGAACTTTGCCCAATCTTTCCTGCATTAGATTTAAGATAATTTCAGGATCTGTTATTTTTGCATCTATTTCTGTAAACGAATTTCTAACAGTT
Above is a genomic segment from Candidatus Cloacimonadota bacterium containing:
- a CDS encoding Rne/Rng family ribonuclease, which produces MKTELVVNIGPFENRIALLEDDVLVELYHHREGEEECVGNIYKGTVKDNVPGMAGCFLNIGLERTALLHYRDAIPDFMNLVGDIDKKTIKRAGYDDLEMGKLLRPGQELIVQVGKAPIGKKGARLTGEISIPGKFMVLIPNKNYVAISRKVKSFKEKKRLKKITQKVRSKDMGLIIRTNAVGHSLSDFKNEYGKLIKKWKNIENKFVNKAAPTCLYDDNDLLSHVITDLIHKNLDSVIVDSKQFMDNLRDELKEVAPDLLSKVLLFQEESGIFDAFGIENEIRKMFSHRLYLESGGFLVIQQTEALVAIDVNTGSFVGGENLEKTVTTTNVDAAKEIARQIRLQDLTGMIFIDFIDMFKEVNRKKVAKTFINEMRKDHSPHKIFTSSPLNMIEMTRKRTKTDMISSYFENCHNCHGVGRVLSKSSILNEILKWMNRAEIYHPADVLEISVNTRVYKYAKEHEHEMNNDYHFTFNFKAEAEMAFNDFKIYSIKSKKYITGLYKT
- the rplU gene encoding 50S ribosomal protein L21 translates to MYAIIDFKGKQLKIEQNKILKVPFLDGRETGTEFEIDNVLLLQAEDKTTIGTPTVENVKIVAEVLEHGRDRKIIVFKKNRRKSYSRKQGHRQNYTKIKVKDIKIS
- the rpmA gene encoding 50S ribosomal protein L27, whose amino-acid sequence is MAHKKAVSSSHNGRDSNPSYLGVKKFGGQVVQAGNILVRQRGTKIHPGNNVGKGKDDTLFSLIDGYVKFENYKFKGFRTTRNKKRQISVYNSLN